CATGCTAATGTTTTTTATCAGTTACCAAGTAAGGGTAATGGACATAACATTATGTTTTTACCAGGATATGGCCAATCAAGAGTTAGTTACATGAGTACTCCAGACGGGCGTCCTGGATTTTCAGATATATTCTTGAAGAAAGGATATGGCGTTTACTTAATTGATCAACCGCGTCGTGGTGAAGCGGGTCAATCATCCGTTCCCATGACTCTCAGTGCACAACCTGACGATTTAAATTGGTTCACTCAATTCAGACTCGGACTATGGCCTAAGTTTATGAAAAATGCTCAATTTCCGACAGATGACCCCAGATACCGGAGAAATTGATTTTCCCCTTATTACTTCAACCGCGGTCGAAGCATTAAAGAAATCTGGACCATCCGTCTTAATGACACACTCACAAGGCGGAGTTCCGGGTTGGATGATTGGTTCAGCAAGTGATGATGTTACTGCTATTATCGCAATTGAACCAGGTGCTTTTGTCTTTCCTAAGGAGGAAGTACCAGAAAAAATCGTGACAAAATATCCAATGGCAATTGAGGGGATTCCAGTTTCAGATGATGATTATGTTTCTCTAATTAAGAAACCAATTGTCGTGTACTTTGGAGATAATATTCCATCAGAACCATCAAAGGTACCTGCTTGGGACTTTTGGCGTGGATCAGAAGGTGCAGAGTATTATTTTGATTACAAGCGTGGTGCTGCTGTTAACCGAGTTGAATTTGTCTCATGGTCACAACTTGATTGGCAAGAATTCCATCCAACAGAAATTGTTAAAGATTTGAAACAACCATATTTGATGATTTGTGGTGAAAATGCTTTTACACGTCCAGGAGCTGAAGTAATGTTTAAAAATGCTGGAAGTGAAAATAAGAAACTAGTTATTATCCCTAAAGCTCGTCATTTTGATTTATATGATGGGGAAGATTATGTTCCAACGGCAATTGAAAATATTACGGAATTCTTGCAAAAGAATATCTAGATGAAGAGATTTTCAAAAGGGATTGATCCGATTAGAATCAATTCCTTTTGAAATTAAGATGGAAATATAATTAATCACTATACATCAGACGTATAGCAGCATGCTTAGGTAGTAATTTTCAAGTTACCATTTCGGCTATACAATGAATTCATCAAGTAAGCAAAGAGGAAAAAATGCAAACAGTTAAATTAAATAACGGCATTGAAATGCCACAATTAGGATTTGGAGTTTTTCAAGTAACAGATTTAAATCAATGTGAACAAGCAGTTGTCGATGCAATTGCTTCAGGCTATAGATTGATTGATACTGCTGCAGCTTATCAAAATGAAGAAGCCGTTGGTCGTGCAATCAAAAGAAGTGGTGTTGATAGAAAAGATCTATTCATTACTTCAAAGCTTTGGGTTTCAGACGCAAATTATGAGAGAGCTAAGGCTGGTATTGAAACATCATTAAAGAATTTAGATGTTGATTATATAGATCTTTATTTATTACATCAACCATATGGTGATGTAGCTGGAGCATGGCGTGCGATGAGTGAAGCTTATAAAGCTGGAAAAATTCGTGCCATCGGTGTTTCAAACTTTTACCCTGATCAATTAAAGAATTTGGAACTTTCAAGTGAGATCAAGCCAGTAATTAATCAAATTGAAACTAGTCCTTGGATGCAAGAAAAGAGTGAAGTTAAATTTGCTCAAGGCGAGGATATTCAAGTTGAAGCTTGGGCACCATTTGCTGAAGGTAAGCATGACATCTTTACTAATGAAACAATTGCTTCTATTGGTAAGAAATATGATAAGAGTAATGGTCAAGTGATTTTGAGATGGTTACTACAACGAGGTATCGTCGTTATTCCTAAGTCAGTTCATAAGAA
This sequence is a window from Companilactobacillus alimentarius DSM 20249. Protein-coding genes within it:
- a CDS encoding alpha/beta hydrolase gives rise to the protein MTHSQGGVPGWMIGSASDDVTAIIAIEPGAFVFPKEEVPEKIVTKYPMAIEGIPVSDDDYVSLIKKPIVVYFGDNIPSEPSKVPAWDFWRGSEGAEYYFDYKRGAAVNRVEFVSWSQLDWQEFHPTEIVKDLKQPYLMICGENAFTRPGAEVMFKNAGSENKKLVIIPKARHFDLYDGEDYVPTAIENITEFLQKNI
- a CDS encoding aldo/keto reductase, with translation MQTVKLNNGIEMPQLGFGVFQVTDLNQCEQAVVDAIASGYRLIDTAAAYQNEEAVGRAIKRSGVDRKDLFITSKLWVSDANYERAKAGIETSLKNLDVDYIDLYLLHQPYGDVAGAWRAMSEAYKAGKIRAIGVSNFYPDQLKNLELSSEIKPVINQIETSPWMQEKSEVKFAQGEDIQVEAWAPFAEGKHDIFTNETIASIGKKYDKSNGQVILRWLLQRGIVVIPKSVHKNRMEENMNVFDFELSDDDMKTMATLDKKESQFFDHRDPATIEQVFGSSLAQLK